The sequence AACGGTGACTGTGATCTGTTCTCCTTGCCCAATTTGATCTTCGAAATTGAGTTCTGTTGCTTCTATGATATTATCGAGAAGTTCGCCGATAGTCTCTCCCTGAGTGATGATGCCATGGTCTGTAGCACGGGCGGTCCATCCTTCGTCGTAATAGAAGATATTAAATCTGACTAACATGACGTTCACCTCCAATCAGTTGGGATGTGTGTGGTTTGCCATAATAAATGTAGTGACGATGCTGGGTCCGGTGTT is a genomic window of Methanoculleus bourgensis MS2 containing:
- a CDS encoding type II toxin-antitoxin system HicB family antitoxin, which codes for MEVNVMLVRFNIFYYDEGWTARATDHGIITQGETIGELLDNIIEATELNFEDQIGQGEQITVTVTTEPVPDFILELDQADAEPLTQQFECQFKVDRNVKATSC